The proteins below are encoded in one region of Knoellia sp. S7-12:
- a CDS encoding AzlD domain-containing protein codes for MSSWTIVLLASGLAYATKLAGYLVPESWVEGPKRSRVLTLLPVALLAGLVAIQTFGGDGGSLHVDARLAAVGTAIVLLLLRANFLVVVIGAAAVAAGLRALGWG; via the coding sequence ATGAGCTCCTGGACGATCGTGCTGCTCGCATCCGGGCTGGCCTATGCGACCAAGCTCGCGGGCTACCTCGTGCCGGAGTCCTGGGTCGAGGGACCCAAGCGCAGTCGGGTGCTGACGCTGCTCCCCGTCGCACTGTTGGCAGGGCTCGTGGCGATCCAGACGTTCGGTGGTGACGGCGGCTCGTTGCACGTCGACGCCCGACTGGCGGCCGTCGGCACCGCGATCGTGCTGCTGCTCCTGCGCGCGAACTTCCTCGTCGTCGTCATCGGAGCCGCGGCCGTGGCGGCCGGCCTGAGGGCCCTCGGCTGGGGCTGA
- a CDS encoding fumarate reductase/succinate dehydrogenase flavoprotein subunit, protein MSGDARGGMERHSYDVVVVGAGGAGLRAAIAAHDSGARVAVVCKSLLGKAHTVMAEGGIAASMGNAYPEDNWEVHFRDTMRGGKMLNNWRMAQLHAQEAPERVMELEDWGALFDRTEDGLISQRDFGGHKYARLAHVGDRTGLEMIRTLQQRAVALGIDVFMECTVTDLFKADGKIAGAFAYWRESGRFIVFDTPSVILATGGIGKSFKVTSNSWEYTGDGHALAMRAGASLINMEFVQFHPTGMVWPPSVKGLLVTESVRGDGGILKNSEGERFMFDYIPDFFKDETADTIEEADRWYDDKKNNRRPPELLPRDEVARAINSEIKAGRGTPHGGIYLDIASRRAPEFIRKRLPSMYHQFKELADVDITAEPMEIGPTCHYVMGGVEVDADTQQSEVTGLYAVGECSGGMHGSNRLGGNSLGDLLVFGKRAGEAATAYANSLGDTRPQVDEADVKAAQTSALAPFEVEGGENPYTIQSDLQQSMNDLVGIIRTASELEESLSEIEAFKARAKTMVVEGHRQYNPGWHLALDLRNMLIVSECIAKAALAREESRGGHTRDDFPGPNAEWGTKNLVVNLDAEGTGVDLHEKPLPEMPDELKGYFA, encoded by the coding sequence ATGTCCGGCGACGCCCGGGGCGGCATGGAGCGCCACAGCTACGACGTCGTGGTGGTGGGCGCCGGCGGTGCCGGGCTGCGCGCAGCGATCGCAGCCCACGACTCCGGCGCCCGGGTCGCGGTCGTCTGCAAGTCGCTGCTCGGCAAGGCCCACACCGTGATGGCCGAGGGCGGCATCGCCGCGTCGATGGGCAATGCCTACCCCGAGGACAACTGGGAGGTGCACTTTCGCGACACCATGCGCGGAGGCAAGATGCTGAACAACTGGCGGATGGCCCAGTTGCACGCCCAGGAGGCGCCCGAGCGGGTGATGGAGCTCGAGGACTGGGGTGCGCTGTTCGACCGCACCGAGGACGGGCTGATCAGCCAGCGTGACTTCGGCGGCCACAAGTACGCCCGCCTCGCTCACGTCGGTGACCGCACCGGACTCGAGATGATCCGCACACTGCAGCAGCGCGCGGTGGCCCTCGGCATCGACGTCTTCATGGAGTGCACGGTCACCGACCTCTTCAAGGCCGACGGCAAGATCGCGGGCGCCTTCGCCTACTGGCGCGAGTCCGGCCGCTTCATCGTCTTCGACACCCCCAGCGTCATCCTCGCCACCGGAGGCATCGGCAAATCCTTCAAGGTGACCTCCAACTCCTGGGAGTACACCGGCGACGGCCATGCGCTGGCCATGCGGGCCGGCGCCAGCCTGATCAACATGGAGTTCGTGCAGTTCCACCCCACGGGCATGGTCTGGCCGCCCTCGGTGAAGGGCTTGCTCGTGACCGAGTCGGTCCGCGGTGACGGCGGGATCCTGAAGAATTCCGAAGGCGAGAGGTTCATGTTCGACTACATCCCGGACTTCTTCAAGGACGAGACGGCAGACACGATCGAGGAGGCCGATCGTTGGTACGACGACAAGAAGAACAACCGGAGACCGCCCGAGCTGCTGCCCCGTGACGAGGTCGCGCGCGCCATCAACTCCGAGATCAAGGCAGGTCGAGGCACACCGCACGGCGGCATCTATCTCGACATCGCCTCGCGGCGTGCGCCCGAGTTCATCCGCAAGCGGCTCCCGTCCATGTATCACCAGTTCAAGGAGCTGGCCGACGTCGACATCACCGCCGAGCCGATGGAGATCGGCCCGACGTGTCACTACGTCATGGGTGGCGTCGAGGTCGACGCCGACACCCAACAGAGCGAGGTGACCGGTTTGTACGCCGTGGGTGAGTGCTCGGGCGGGATGCACGGCTCCAACCGACTCGGCGGCAACTCGCTCGGTGACCTGTTGGTCTTCGGCAAGCGGGCGGGCGAGGCCGCGACGGCATACGCCAATTCGCTCGGCGACACACGACCCCAGGTCGACGAGGCCGACGTGAAGGCAGCCCAGACGAGTGCACTGGCGCCGTTCGAGGTGGAGGGTGGGGAGAACCCCTACACGATCCAGTCCGACCTCCAGCAGTCCATGAACGACCTTGTGGGAATCATCCGCACGGCCTCCGAGCTGGAGGAGTCACTCAGCGAGATCGAGGCGTTCAAGGCGCGGGCGAAGACGATGGTCGTCGAGGGGCACCGGCAGTACAACCCCGGCTGGCATCTGGCCCTCGACCTGCGCAACATGCTTATCGTCAGTGAGTGCATCGCCAAGGCGGCGCTCGCTCGCGAGGAGTCGCGCGGCGGCCACACCCGCGACGACTTCCCGGGGCCCAATGCGGAGTGGGGGACCAAGAACCTCGTGGTCAACCTCGACGCTGAAGGCACTGGCGTTGACCTCCACGAGAAGCCGTTGCCCGAGATGCCCGATGAGCTGAAGGGGTACTTCGCATGA
- the dapA gene encoding 4-hydroxy-tetrahydrodipicolinate synthase, producing MTTNPFGRVITAMVTPMKSDGSVDEQGVRAVVEHLIANGHDGIVVNGTTGESSTLTDDESIDIIRLAKEIAGERAAVTAGIGSNDTAHSIHMSSRATEVGADALLLVSPYYNKPPQAGLLAHCRAVADSTELPIMIYDIPARTATPFETETLVALAEHPQIVAVKDAKGQPWAATKVLASTDLLWFSGADEDTLGLLALGAVGTVSVVGHVAGKEYAAMLAAVDAGDLATARDIHRRLIPAVDAIMSTSQGAIMVKAALVELGVIESAFVRLPLVESPPEHLEILRKGLAQAGLR from the coding sequence ATGACGACGAACCCCTTCGGCCGGGTCATCACGGCCATGGTCACACCAATGAAATCCGACGGATCCGTGGACGAGCAGGGCGTTCGAGCGGTCGTCGAGCACCTCATTGCCAACGGTCACGACGGCATCGTCGTCAACGGAACGACGGGGGAGTCTTCGACACTCACCGACGACGAGAGCATCGACATCATCCGCCTCGCCAAGGAGATCGCGGGGGAGCGTGCAGCCGTCACGGCTGGCATCGGGTCCAACGACACCGCGCACAGCATCCACATGTCGTCGCGCGCTACTGAGGTCGGAGCCGACGCCCTGCTCCTCGTGTCGCCTTACTACAACAAGCCGCCGCAGGCCGGACTGTTGGCGCACTGCCGCGCGGTTGCCGACTCGACCGAGCTGCCGATCATGATCTACGACATCCCGGCACGCACCGCCACACCCTTCGAGACCGAGACCCTGGTCGCGCTCGCGGAGCACCCGCAGATCGTGGCCGTCAAGGACGCCAAGGGGCAGCCCTGGGCGGCGACGAAGGTCCTGGCGAGCACCGACCTGCTCTGGTTCTCCGGCGCCGATGAGGACACCCTCGGCCTGCTCGCGCTGGGAGCGGTCGGCACGGTCAGCGTCGTGGGTCACGTCGCGGGCAAGGAGTATGCCGCGATGCTCGCCGCCGTCGACGCCGGGGACCTCGCCACCGCTCGAGACATCCACCGCCGACTCATCCCGGCCGTCGACGCGATCATGTCGACCTCGCAGGGCGCCATCATGGTCAAGGCCGCGCTCGTCGAGTTGGGTGTCATCGAGTCGGCCTTCGTGAGGTTGCCGCTGGTCGAGTCGCCACCGGAGCATCTCGAGATCCTCCGCAAGGGTCTCGCGCAGGCAGGTCTGCGTTGA
- a CDS encoding AzlC family ABC transporter permease yields the protein MTTSAADPGGEDVARDEHAAYPPLDSECRKAIVRQSLSVGIATGAYGISFGALGVASGLSTLQTVALSILLFSGGSQFAVVGILGAGGTGSAAIATSTLLGVRNGLYALQTSRILEVHGLRRLLSAHVTIDESTAVAVGQEDRRAGRLGFWVTGIAVFVFWNLMTLVGALVGNALGEPQRWGLDAAAAAAFTALLWPRLRSRDAAATMVLAVAIALLTSPVLPVGVPVILTVLAAVVIGLSGGGRHEKVAPEDVP from the coding sequence GTGACGACGTCGGCGGCCGACCCGGGAGGTGAGGACGTCGCGCGAGACGAGCACGCGGCATACCCTCCGCTTGACAGCGAATGCCGCAAAGCCATTGTGCGACAGTCGCTTTCGGTCGGCATCGCGACCGGCGCCTACGGCATCAGCTTCGGTGCGCTCGGTGTCGCATCCGGCCTGAGCACCCTCCAGACGGTGGCCCTGTCGATCCTGCTCTTCAGTGGCGGATCGCAGTTTGCCGTTGTCGGCATCCTCGGGGCTGGCGGCACCGGGTCGGCAGCGATCGCGACCTCGACGCTGCTCGGTGTGCGCAACGGGCTCTATGCCCTGCAGACCTCACGGATCCTCGAGGTCCACGGGTTGCGGCGGTTGCTTTCTGCCCACGTGACGATCGACGAGTCGACCGCTGTGGCTGTGGGACAGGAGGACCGGCGCGCCGGGCGGCTCGGGTTCTGGGTGACGGGCATTGCCGTCTTCGTCTTCTGGAACCTCATGACTTTGGTCGGGGCGCTGGTCGGCAACGCCCTCGGCGAACCCCAGCGATGGGGGCTCGACGCTGCGGCCGCTGCCGCCTTCACGGCGTTGCTCTGGCCGCGTCTGCGCAGTCGTGATGCGGCGGCGACGATGGTGCTGGCTGTCGCGATCGCCCTGCTCACCTCCCCCGTGCTGCCCGTCGGTGTGCCGGTCATCCTCACCGTTCTCGCTGCTGTGGTCATCGGGCTCAGCGGCGGGGGCCGGCACGAAAAGGTCGCGCCCGAGGACGTGCCATGA
- the dapB gene encoding 4-hydroxy-tetrahydrodipicolinate reductase, with the protein MSLTKVSVIGASGRMGSEVCRAVDATDDLELVGRFDMGDELGDLAGADVVVEFSVPDASSKNVAHCVDNGIHVVVGTTGWSDDKRADLSTRLEQHPEVGVLIAPNFAIGAVLMMAFAQKAAEFYESAEIIELHHPDKVDAPSGTAARTAELIGAAREQAGLADVPDATTSDPDGARGARAHGIPVHSVRLRGLVAHQEVLFGQTGEMLTIRHDSFDRVSFMPGVIAAVRKVDEHPGLTVGLEHYLGLA; encoded by the coding sequence GTGAGTCTCACCAAGGTTTCGGTCATCGGCGCATCCGGGCGAATGGGTTCGGAGGTGTGTCGCGCAGTCGACGCGACCGATGACCTCGAATTGGTGGGCCGCTTCGACATGGGCGACGAACTCGGTGACCTGGCCGGAGCCGACGTCGTCGTCGAGTTCTCGGTCCCTGACGCCTCGTCCAAGAACGTCGCCCACTGCGTCGACAACGGCATCCATGTCGTCGTCGGCACGACCGGGTGGAGCGACGACAAGCGCGCCGACCTCAGCACTCGCCTCGAGCAGCACCCCGAGGTCGGAGTCCTCATCGCTCCCAACTTCGCCATCGGCGCAGTGCTCATGATGGCTTTCGCGCAGAAGGCTGCCGAGTTCTACGAGTCTGCGGAGATCATCGAGCTGCACCACCCCGACAAGGTGGATGCCCCTTCCGGTACCGCGGCCCGCACTGCGGAGCTCATCGGCGCCGCCCGCGAGCAGGCTGGTCTGGCCGACGTTCCCGACGCGACCACCAGCGATCCTGATGGGGCGCGCGGAGCGCGGGCACACGGCATACCCGTGCACTCAGTTCGCTTGCGGGGACTTGTTGCTCACCAAGAAGTCCTCTTCGGGCAGACCGGCGAGATGCTGACGATCCGCCACGACTCGTTCGACCGGGTGTCGTTCATGCCCGGCGTCATCGCGGCTGTCCGCAAAGTCGACGAGCACCCTGGGCTCACGGTCGGGCTCGAGCACTACCTCGGTCTCGCCTGA
- a CDS encoding glycosyltransferase, translated as MDTQQVKRRMRGRFGGPLRVAYRSAERAQVAVVRRLDRAQFGRLTIAERAEVARRVTMTVKTFERPGVLLRCLASARTVFDGRIVVADDSRTPVRDLGAGIDIIPMPFNSGVPVGRNAALDAVETELVFVTDDDIVFTAASDIVAAMNFLDDHPDVDLVALTRVDLPRWRAVAAGMDALFPGAAAPKVPFGMLIDGLPVVPKTPQLYLARTASIQRVRWDERLRMVDHRDFFSRASGTLVSVQADSLRAYHMRTPFDPFYNAYREDVAADLLRLATIWGTHRPT; from the coding sequence GTGGACACTCAGCAGGTCAAGCGCAGGATGCGGGGGCGCTTCGGCGGTCCGCTGCGGGTTGCCTATCGGAGCGCCGAGCGGGCGCAGGTCGCGGTCGTGCGCAGGCTCGACCGAGCGCAGTTCGGTCGGCTGACCATTGCGGAACGAGCAGAGGTGGCTCGTCGGGTCACGATGACCGTCAAGACCTTCGAGCGACCCGGTGTGCTGCTTCGTTGCCTCGCCAGTGCCCGCACCGTCTTCGACGGTCGGATCGTCGTCGCCGATGACTCACGGACACCGGTGCGCGACCTCGGCGCCGGCATCGACATCATTCCGATGCCGTTCAACAGCGGGGTGCCGGTGGGACGCAACGCGGCTCTGGACGCCGTGGAGACCGAGCTCGTCTTCGTGACCGACGACGACATCGTCTTCACAGCGGCGAGCGACATCGTGGCCGCGATGAATTTCCTCGACGACCACCCCGACGTTGATCTCGTGGCGCTCACTCGCGTGGACCTGCCGCGTTGGCGCGCTGTCGCAGCCGGTATGGATGCTCTGTTCCCCGGGGCGGCCGCGCCCAAGGTCCCGTTCGGGATGCTCATCGACGGGCTGCCCGTGGTGCCCAAGACTCCGCAGCTCTACCTTGCGCGCACCGCGTCCATCCAGCGGGTGCGGTGGGACGAGCGATTGCGCATGGTCGACCACCGTGACTTCTTCTCGCGAGCGAGCGGGACGCTGGTGTCGGTGCAGGCCGATTCCCTCCGGGCCTACCACATGCGCACTCCCTTCGACCCGTTCTACAACGCCTACCGCGAGGACGTCGCCGCCGACCTGCTGAGGCTCGCGACGATCTGGGGGACTCACCGCCCGACGTAG
- a CDS encoding GNAT family N-acetyltransferase, which translates to MSHDHGDGADHAHAMGPTADASVRTAKPTDAPAVGVVQAAVWTQAFAGRLPEEVVALFEAPAFAKAWRQSLESPPEGVHRLLVARAGEQVVGFAAIGPSQDPDTGQACGEVTAIGVHPGARRMGHGSRLLNACVDTLRGFGAEDLATWVLADDESTRAFLVDSGLGPDGAYRDRVVSPDGDTLREVRLVASLALEDSDVDGTEPEGTEPEGTETAE; encoded by the coding sequence ATGAGCCACGACCACGGCGACGGAGCCGACCACGCCCACGCCATGGGCCCGACGGCCGATGCGAGCGTCCGCACGGCCAAGCCCACCGATGCCCCCGCCGTCGGAGTCGTCCAGGCCGCGGTCTGGACGCAGGCGTTTGCCGGCCGTCTGCCCGAGGAGGTCGTCGCCCTTTTCGAGGCGCCCGCCTTCGCAAAGGCCTGGCGCCAGTCGCTCGAGAGCCCGCCGGAGGGTGTGCACCGACTGCTGGTCGCGCGCGCCGGTGAGCAGGTCGTCGGCTTCGCCGCGATCGGTCCGAGCCAGGACCCCGACACCGGCCAGGCCTGCGGCGAGGTCACCGCGATCGGCGTGCACCCCGGCGCCCGCCGGATGGGTCACGGATCCCGGTTGCTCAACGCCTGCGTCGACACCTTGCGTGGCTTCGGCGCCGAAGACCTCGCCACCTGGGTCCTCGCCGACGACGAGTCCACCCGCGCCTTCCTCGTCGACTCCGGCCTCGGACCTGACGGCGCCTACCGCGACCGAGTCGTCTCGCCCGACGGGGACACCCTGCGCGAGGTTCGCCTCGTCGCCTCGCTCGCCCTCGAGGACTCGGATGTCGATGGCACCGAGCCCGAGGGGACGGAGCCCGAAGGGACGGAGACGGCGGAGTGA
- a CDS encoding FAD-binding oxidoreductase, whose product MSLLRRPSKPHPVFRPLAVAEVDPVAEHAVSIGFDVSEMPAFLDYRAGQYVTLRALVGGEDVRQSYSIWVPPSRARREGIIRVAAAAVQGGRMSPWLASEVEVGEVMGVLPPLGEFTLDEAAGPRHHVGVVGGSGITPVLAITAAALEQHSESTFDLIIANRTRASTVLGREVADLEAASGGRLRVEHVMSREAVDGVRHGRIDPLVIRAVLDDVGGPADVDDWWLCGPEGLIADVEAWLAGSGVGVEHIHRERFTSTGPVDPLKKP is encoded by the coding sequence GTGTCCCTGCTCCGTCGTCCCTCGAAGCCGCATCCGGTCTTCCGCCCCCTCGCCGTGGCCGAGGTCGATCCCGTCGCGGAGCATGCGGTGTCGATCGGGTTCGACGTGAGCGAGATGCCGGCCTTCCTCGACTATCGCGCCGGGCAGTACGTCACGTTGCGTGCTCTCGTGGGTGGTGAGGACGTGCGCCAGTCGTATTCGATCTGGGTGCCGCCGAGCCGTGCTCGTCGCGAGGGCATCATCCGCGTGGCAGCTGCTGCCGTGCAGGGTGGGCGCATGTCGCCGTGGCTCGCGTCCGAGGTGGAGGTCGGCGAGGTCATGGGGGTGCTCCCACCGCTGGGGGAGTTCACCCTCGACGAGGCTGCGGGGCCTCGGCACCACGTCGGCGTCGTCGGTGGCTCCGGGATCACTCCGGTGCTTGCGATCACCGCTGCCGCGCTGGAGCAGCACTCGGAGTCGACGTTCGACCTCATCATCGCCAACCGCACTCGTGCGTCGACTGTCCTTGGCCGCGAGGTGGCAGACCTCGAGGCGGCCTCCGGTGGGCGCCTGCGCGTCGAGCACGTGATGAGTCGTGAGGCTGTCGATGGCGTGCGCCACGGCCGCATCGACCCGTTGGTCATCCGCGCCGTTCTCGACGACGTCGGTGGACCCGCAGACGTCGACGACTGGTGGTTGTGTGGACCCGAGGGCCTCATCGCCGATGTCGAGGCCTGGCTGGCCGGCTCGGGCGTCGGGGTCGAGCACATCCACCGCGAGCGGTTCACCTCAACCGGGCCAGTCGACCCGCTCAAGAAGCCCTAG
- a CDS encoding thymidylate synthase — translation MRQYLDLLDRILDEGVDKSDRTGTGTRSVFGHQMRFDLAEGFPVVTTKKVHLKSIIGELLWFLRGDTNVRWLQERGISIWDEWADELGDLGPVYGHQWRSWPTPDGRQVDQIAKVIEGIRTNPDSRRHIVSAWNVADVDDMALPPCHALFQFYVSNGKLSCQLYQRSADVFLGVPFNIASYALLTMMVAQLTDLEPGEFVHTLGDAHLYSNHLEQARLQLTREPRPLPTMRITPKGAIDDYDLDDFELVGYDPHPGIKAQIAV, via the coding sequence ATGCGCCAGTACCTCGATCTCCTCGACCGAATCCTCGACGAGGGCGTTGACAAGTCCGACCGCACCGGGACCGGCACGCGCTCGGTCTTCGGGCACCAGATGCGCTTCGACCTCGCAGAGGGGTTCCCGGTCGTCACGACCAAGAAGGTCCACCTCAAGTCGATCATCGGCGAGCTCCTCTGGTTCCTGCGTGGTGACACCAACGTGCGCTGGCTGCAGGAGCGCGGCATCTCGATCTGGGACGAGTGGGCCGACGAGCTCGGCGACCTCGGCCCGGTCTACGGCCACCAGTGGCGGTCCTGGCCCACACCCGACGGACGGCAGGTCGACCAGATCGCCAAGGTGATCGAGGGCATCCGCACCAACCCGGACAGCCGCCGGCACATCGTCAGCGCGTGGAACGTCGCCGACGTCGACGACATGGCGCTGCCGCCGTGCCACGCCCTCTTCCAGTTCTATGTGAGCAACGGCAAGCTGTCGTGCCAGCTCTACCAACGCTCGGCCGACGTCTTCCTCGGTGTGCCGTTCAACATCGCGTCCTACGCCCTGCTCACGATGATGGTCGCGCAGCTCACCGACCTCGAGCCGGGCGAGTTCGTCCACACGCTCGGCGACGCGCACCTCTACTCCAACCACCTCGAGCAGGCCCGGCTCCAGCTGACCCGTGAGCCGCGACCGCTGCCGACGATGCGCATCACGCCCAAGGGGGCGATCGACGACTACGACCTCGACGACTTCGAACTGGTCGGCTACGACCCGCACCCGGGCATCAAGGCTCAGATCGCGGTCTGA
- a CDS encoding ribonuclease J: MSHPHPELSLPQPLADGGVRVVALGGLGEVGRNMAVIEHQGQLLIIDCGVLFPDDHHPGIDLILPDFSYIADRLHDVQAIVLTHGHEDHIGAVPFLLRLKPDLPLVGSNLTLALIEAKLKEHRIKPYTLAVKEGGRETFGVFDCEFVAVNHSIPDALAVFVRTSGGTILHTGDFKMDQLPLDGRLTDLRAFARLGEEGVDLFMTDSTNAEVPGFTTPEKDIAPAIDRVFRDAQRRVIVACFSSHVHRVQQVLNAAEKSGRKVAMVGRSMVRNMGIAADLGYLHVPDGILIDFKKLGNLPDNKVTLICTGSQGEPMAALSRMANRDHQIEVGDGDTVLMASSLIPGNENAVYRVINGLMRLGADVVHKGNAKVHVSGHASAGELLYCYNIVKPRNVMPVHGEWRHLRANADLALATGVHPKGVVVVEDGVVVDLIDGRVRVAGAVPCGYVYVDGSSVGEADEGLLKDRRILRDEGFISVIVVMDSTTGKIVAGPEIAARGFVEGDMVFDDVMPSLVKALDDATAQGMNDSYQLEQVMRRSVGGWVGRKIRRRPMIIPVVIET, translated from the coding sequence TTGAGCCACCCGCACCCCGAGCTCTCCCTGCCCCAACCCCTCGCAGACGGGGGTGTCCGCGTCGTCGCTCTCGGCGGTCTCGGTGAGGTCGGCCGCAACATGGCCGTCATCGAGCACCAGGGCCAGCTGCTCATCATCGACTGCGGCGTCCTCTTCCCGGACGACCACCACCCCGGCATCGACCTGATCCTCCCGGACTTCAGCTACATCGCCGACCGGCTCCACGACGTCCAGGCGATCGTCCTGACCCACGGTCACGAGGACCACATCGGCGCCGTGCCGTTCCTGCTGCGCCTCAAGCCCGACCTCCCGCTCGTGGGCTCCAACCTGACCCTGGCCCTCATCGAGGCCAAGCTCAAGGAACACCGGATCAAGCCCTACACGCTGGCCGTGAAGGAGGGTGGCCGCGAGACCTTCGGAGTCTTCGACTGCGAGTTCGTCGCCGTCAACCACTCCATCCCCGACGCGCTCGCCGTCTTCGTGCGGACCTCGGGCGGGACGATCCTGCACACCGGCGACTTCAAGATGGACCAGCTGCCCCTCGACGGACGCCTCACCGACCTGCGCGCCTTCGCGCGGTTGGGGGAGGAGGGCGTCGACCTGTTCATGACGGACTCGACCAACGCCGAGGTCCCGGGTTTCACCACACCCGAGAAGGACATCGCGCCGGCGATCGACCGCGTGTTCCGTGACGCCCAGAGGCGCGTCATCGTGGCCTGCTTCTCCTCGCACGTGCACCGCGTCCAGCAGGTCCTCAATGCCGCCGAGAAGTCGGGTCGCAAGGTCGCCATGGTCGGCCGCTCGATGGTCCGCAACATGGGGATCGCCGCAGACCTCGGATACCTCCACGTCCCCGACGGCATCCTGATCGACTTCAAGAAGCTCGGGAACCTGCCCGACAACAAGGTGACGCTCATCTGCACCGGCTCGCAGGGCGAGCCCATGGCGGCCCTGTCGCGCATGGCCAACCGCGACCACCAGATCGAGGTCGGTGACGGTGACACCGTCCTCATGGCCTCCTCGCTCATCCCCGGCAACGAGAACGCCGTCTATCGCGTCATCAACGGGCTCATGCGGCTCGGCGCCGACGTCGTGCACAAGGGCAACGCCAAGGTGCACGTCTCGGGCCACGCCAGTGCTGGTGAGCTCCTCTACTGCTACAACATCGTCAAGCCCCGCAACGTCATGCCGGTCCACGGAGAGTGGCGCCACCTGCGCGCCAACGCGGACCTGGCCCTTGCAACCGGTGTGCACCCCAAGGGTGTCGTCGTGGTCGAGGACGGTGTGGTCGTCGACCTCATCGACGGCAGGGTGCGGGTTGCGGGTGCTGTGCCCTGTGGCTATGTCTATGTCGATGGCTCGTCGGTTGGTGAGGCTGATGAGGGCCTGCTCAAGGACCGTCGGATCCTGCGCGACGAGGGGTTCATCTCCGTCATCGTCGTCATGGACTCGACCACCGGCAAGATCGTCGCCGGTCCGGAGATCGCGGCCCGCGGCTTCGTCGAGGGAGACATGGTCTTCGACGACGTCATGCCGAGTCTGGTCAAGGCGCTCGACGACGCCACCGCCCAGGGCATGAACGACAGCTATCAGCTCGAGCAGGTCATGCGGCGCTCGGTCGGTGGCTGGGTCGGCCGCAAGATCCGCCGTCGCCCGATGATCATTCCCGTCGTCATCGAGACCTGA
- a CDS encoding dihydrofolate reductase, with protein sequence MTQVTLIAAVGRNGVIGADNDMPWHLPEDFAFFKRTTMGHAMVMGRKTFDSIGRVLPGRRTIVITRQQDWHHADVETVHSLDDALGVAGPADEVFVCGGGDVYAQAMPFAHRLLITEVDQEPDGDVRFPAIDPAQWHETAREERDGFAWVTYER encoded by the coding sequence ATGACCCAGGTGACGCTCATCGCAGCGGTTGGACGCAACGGCGTCATCGGCGCCGACAACGACATGCCGTGGCACCTGCCCGAGGACTTCGCGTTCTTCAAGCGGACGACCATGGGGCACGCGATGGTCATGGGGCGCAAGACCTTCGACTCGATCGGGCGGGTCCTGCCCGGCCGTCGGACGATCGTCATCACCCGCCAGCAGGACTGGCACCACGCCGATGTCGAGACGGTGCACTCGCTCGACGACGCGCTCGGTGTGGCCGGGCCGGCGGACGAGGTGTTCGTCTGTGGCGGTGGTGACGTCTATGCACAGGCGATGCCGTTTGCTCACCGGCTGCTCATCACCGAGGTCGACCAGGAGCCTGATGGTGACGTGCGCTTCCCGGCGATCGACCCGGCCCAGTGGCACGAGACGGCTCGTGAGGAGCGCGACGGCTTCGCCTGGGTGACCTACGAGCGCTAG
- a CDS encoding enoyl-CoA hydratase-related protein — translation MAIHSRTSDRVTVLTIDRTERRNALNHDALEELDDAIAAAVESSRALVITGEGGHFCAGADLTELEDVGFTDRLAEVLARLAQAPITTVAAISGSCMGLGMQLAVSCDLRVVTDDARFAVPVAKLGLMVNHWTLERVTRFWGEGAARHMVLTGTVLTADDAWRLGFSQVRGDLDAALELAARAADLAPMTQAGSKLGFDAHGGDHAEVARYEAAFAEAWSSDDLTEGRSAFRERRTPQFQGR, via the coding sequence GTGGCGATTCACTCACGCACCTCCGACCGGGTCACCGTCCTCACGATCGACCGGACGGAACGACGCAATGCTCTCAACCATGACGCCCTCGAGGAGCTGGACGACGCCATCGCGGCGGCGGTCGAGTCCTCAAGGGCCCTCGTCATCACCGGCGAGGGTGGGCACTTCTGCGCAGGTGCCGACCTGACCGAGCTCGAGGACGTGGGCTTCACCGACCGTCTCGCCGAGGTGCTCGCGCGCCTCGCGCAGGCGCCGATCACGACGGTCGCTGCCATCTCCGGGTCGTGCATGGGACTGGGTATGCAGCTCGCTGTCTCCTGTGACCTCCGGGTCGTCACCGATGACGCTCGCTTCGCCGTCCCGGTCGCCAAGTTGGGTCTCATGGTCAACCACTGGACTCTCGAGCGGGTGACCCGCTTCTGGGGGGAGGGCGCGGCCCGTCACATGGTCCTCACCGGCACGGTCCTCACGGCCGACGATGCCTGGCGTCTCGGGTTCTCGCAGGTGCGTGGCGACCTCGATGCCGCCCTCGAGCTGGCCGCCAGGGCGGCCGACCTCGCGCCCATGACGCAGGCCGGGTCCAAGCTCGGCTTCGACGCCCACGGCGGTGACCATGCCGAGGTCGCACGCTATGAAGCAGCGTTCGCCGAGGCCTGGTCCAGCGATGACCTCACCGAGGGACGCTCAGCCTTCCGCGAGCGACGCACGCCACAGTTCCAGGGCCGATGA